Proteins from a genomic interval of Streptomyces sp. NBC_00820:
- a CDS encoding chaplin: MSRIAKAAVVALGTGAVMVGGAGLALADAGAQGAAAGSPGVLSGNVIEVPVHIPVNACGNTVDVIGLLNPAFGNPCANLDDTPGTTDTPGTPGTPVTPGYGDTGYGN; this comes from the coding sequence ATGTCTCGCATCGCGAAGGCAGCCGTCGTCGCCCTCGGCACCGGCGCCGTGATGGTCGGCGGCGCCGGCCTGGCCCTGGCCGACGCGGGCGCCCAGGGCGCGGCCGCCGGCTCGCCCGGCGTGCTGTCCGGCAACGTCATCGAGGTCCCGGTGCACATCCCCGTCAACGCGTGCGGGAACACCGTCGACGTGATCGGCCTGCTGAACCCGGCCTTCGGCAACCCCTGCGCCAACCTGGATGACACCCCTGGCACCACCGACACCCCCGGCACGCCTGGCACCCCGGTCACCCCCGGCTACGGCGACACCGGTTACGGCAACTGA
- a CDS encoding SCO4402 family protein, with amino-acid sequence MIDRGIALPYYRLHVVPAVVALASPTWQREVWLDPDQFEDLDYTVNVLFDDFCDADNPLPWLGQCLRTEEEVELMARLGTAINAVQDSAGADARNEACLDSPGWAAVVTAAARLAQVLVSNDHAALSKLHDAGHRWPLGAALPTSETENQGVDS; translated from the coding sequence GTGATTGATCGCGGTATCGCTCTGCCCTACTACCGACTCCATGTCGTTCCTGCGGTCGTGGCGCTGGCCAGCCCGACATGGCAGCGAGAGGTGTGGCTCGATCCGGATCAATTCGAGGATCTCGATTACACCGTGAACGTGCTCTTCGACGACTTCTGCGATGCGGACAATCCGTTGCCCTGGCTGGGGCAATGCCTTCGCACCGAGGAGGAAGTCGAGCTGATGGCACGTCTTGGTACCGCTATCAACGCGGTACAGGACTCGGCCGGTGCCGACGCTCGTAACGAGGCCTGCCTGGACTCGCCAGGCTGGGCGGCCGTAGTCACCGCGGCAGCTCGGTTGGCCCAGGTGCTGGTGTCCAACGATCACGCGGCTTTGAGCAAGCTGCATGACGCCGGCCATCGCTGGCCGCTCGGCGCCGCGTTGCCTACGTCTGAGACTGAGAATCAGGGCGTCGATTCATGA
- a CDS encoding tyrosinase family oxidase copper chaperone, which translates to MARGLLASAAALALAPVVAASRPVPPAHGPGGRSFDETYRGRRIQGFLVPVTGRRATGDEWQITVDGHPLHLMRRADGTWMSMVDHYTSYKTPLEATRAAVDELGPTQQLREVAPGPLDGDRMGTMDHMGDMGHSVRMDGMDGMDRMAHTGYTGHIGGGRGVRA; encoded by the coding sequence GTGGCACGGGGGCTGCTGGCCTCCGCCGCAGCGCTGGCGCTGGCCCCGGTGGTCGCCGCCTCGCGGCCGGTTCCCCCGGCACACGGGCCGGGCGGCAGGTCCTTCGACGAGACCTACCGGGGGCGCCGCATCCAGGGCTTTCTGGTGCCGGTCACGGGACGGAGGGCGACCGGGGACGAGTGGCAGATCACCGTCGACGGCCACCCGCTGCACCTGATGCGCCGGGCGGACGGCACCTGGATGAGCATGGTCGACCACTACACGTCGTACAAGACACCGCTCGAGGCGACCCGGGCGGCCGTCGACGAGCTCGGCCCGACCCAGCAGTTGCGTGAGGTCGCGCCCGGCCCGCTCGACGGGGACCGCATGGGGACCATGGACCACATGGGCGACATGGGGCACTCGGTCCGCATGGACGGCATGGACGGCATGGACCGCATGGCACACACGGGGTACACGGGGCACATCGGGGGTGGCCGTGGCGTACGTGCGTAA
- a CDS encoding tyrosinase family protein — translation MAYVRKNASTLTATERRRFVNALLELKRRGEYDEFVRMHIDYYTADGEDGLRTAHMTPSFLPWHRRFVLELERALRRVDSSVTMPYWDWTRDRTTSSVPWTSDLLGGNGRRSDRQVTTGPFAYGAGHWTIKEGITDGKFLTRDLGRAAAPIELPTRSELKFALDDPVYDAAPWNSTVTRGFRNKLEGWGTGSGSVSWRNHNRVHRWVGGAMLGGASVNDPVFWLHHAFLDLQWQKWQSAHREHRYLPAKQPGPGDKQHGRVVARDEKLPPWNVTPDSLEDLSGIYRYA, via the coding sequence GTGGCGTACGTGCGTAAGAACGCCAGCACGCTCACCGCGACCGAACGCCGGCGGTTCGTGAACGCGCTGCTGGAACTGAAACGGCGCGGCGAGTACGACGAGTTCGTGCGCATGCACATCGACTACTACACCGCCGACGGCGAGGACGGCCTGCGCACCGCCCACATGACCCCCTCCTTCCTGCCCTGGCACCGCCGGTTCGTGCTGGAGCTGGAGCGGGCGCTGCGGCGCGTGGACTCCTCGGTGACGATGCCGTACTGGGACTGGACCCGGGACCGTACGACGAGTTCGGTGCCCTGGACGAGTGACCTGCTCGGCGGCAACGGACGACGCTCCGACCGGCAGGTGACGACGGGGCCGTTCGCCTACGGGGCCGGGCACTGGACCATCAAGGAGGGGATCACGGACGGCAAGTTCCTCACCCGGGACCTGGGCCGTGCCGCCGCCCCCATCGAACTGCCCACCAGGAGCGAGCTGAAGTTCGCCCTCGACGACCCCGTCTACGACGCCGCGCCCTGGAACTCCACGGTCACCCGGGGCTTCCGCAACAAGCTGGAGGGCTGGGGGACCGGCAGTGGCAGCGTCTCCTGGCGCAATCACAACCGGGTGCACCGCTGGGTCGGCGGCGCGATGCTCGGCGGCGCCTCCGTGAACGACCCGGTGTTCTGGCTGCATCACGCCTTCCTCGACCTGCAGTGGCAGAAGTGGCAGAGCGCGCACCGGGAACACCGCTACCTGCCCGCGAAGCAGCCCGGCCCCGGCGACAAGCAGCATGGGCGCGTCGTCGCCCGCGACGAGAAGCTGCCGCCGTGGAACGTCACCCCGGACTCGCTGGAGGACCTGAGCGGGATCTACCGGTACGCGTGA
- a CDS encoding DUF5949 family protein codes for MTSTSSEARPAVRAADLGTLVVLAWSGEAPDGTDMPYLLAYSLGDAAGGPEATAAAVRQLLAVNGLPVGGQLVDGTTKPSLPVTLLVEAGQAVVNMPQLVAQATAPPEWLAAVATRGYAYLVFTTRAWPEGAPGQAVEPAALAAFAGAEETLHAAAHVVLPARSLRG; via the coding sequence GTGACCTCAACCTCAAGCGAAGCCCGTCCCGCCGTCCGCGCCGCGGACCTCGGCACCCTCGTCGTCCTGGCCTGGAGCGGCGAGGCCCCCGACGGCACCGACATGCCCTACCTGCTGGCCTACTCCCTCGGGGACGCGGCCGGCGGCCCCGAGGCCACGGCGGCCGCGGTCCGGCAGCTGCTCGCCGTCAACGGCCTGCCGGTCGGCGGGCAACTGGTCGACGGCACCACCAAGCCCAGCCTGCCTGTCACCCTGCTCGTCGAGGCCGGCCAGGCCGTCGTCAACATGCCCCAGCTGGTCGCCCAGGCCACCGCGCCGCCGGAGTGGCTCGCCGCCGTCGCCACCCGCGGCTACGCCTACCTCGTCTTCACCACCCGTGCCTGGCCCGAGGGCGCGCCCGGCCAGGCCGTCGAACCCGCCGCCCTGGCCGCCTTCGCCGGCGCCGAGGAGACCCTGCACGCCGCCGCGCACGTCGTCCTGCCCGCCCGCAGCCTGCGCGGCTGA
- a CDS encoding adenosine deaminase family protein, giving the protein MSDYTFSAHPPRRHVVLAAGLGAAALLTSAVLPAHAATGRTAGAAGAPRPTTAAEAATNAYLSSVRGDPARLRAFFTRLPKGGDLHNHLSGAVSTEYLIELAAEDGLCVDTTTLTAVTPPCAAGTRPAADARTDRAFHDAIVRAWSMQDFPPDENGHDHFFDSFNKFGEVTWRHRGKLLTDVADEVVRQNQFYLETMVTPASDSAKKLAADVGWDPDFAALHDKLVAGGKLDKVVAEARTEADDADAEFHKAAACGTGAAHPGCRLPVRWISQVSRGSAPERVFTQMALGMRLAERDPRFVAVNLVQPEDWDSSLRDYSLQMRMLRYLRGVYPKAHVTLHAGELWPGLVKPEDLKFHVREAVEVAGTERVGHGVDLVHEDHWQRTARTMAARQVAVEVPFTSNAQILGVRGAEHPFNTYRAYGVPVVLATDDPGVSRIDISHEYQYASVTYGLSYPVLKDLARASLQYAFLPGRSLWQGNPTRDGYRPAGVCRGAHPGLTNPPPACRLLLATSPKAAAEWRQEIAFRQFENTYGPGK; this is encoded by the coding sequence GTGAGCGACTACACCTTCTCTGCGCACCCTCCGCGCCGGCACGTCGTGCTGGCCGCGGGGCTCGGTGCCGCGGCCCTGCTGACGTCGGCCGTCCTGCCCGCGCACGCCGCCACCGGCCGTACGGCCGGCGCGGCGGGCGCGCCCCGCCCGACGACGGCGGCCGAGGCGGCCACGAACGCCTACCTGTCGTCGGTCCGCGGCGACCCGGCCCGGCTACGCGCCTTCTTCACCCGCCTTCCCAAGGGCGGCGACCTGCACAACCACCTCTCCGGCGCGGTCTCCACCGAGTACCTGATCGAGCTGGCCGCCGAGGACGGCCTGTGCGTCGACACCACGACGCTGACCGCCGTGACCCCGCCCTGTGCGGCGGGCACCCGCCCGGCCGCCGACGCCCGTACCGACCGCGCCTTCCACGACGCGATCGTGCGGGCCTGGTCCATGCAGGACTTCCCGCCGGACGAGAACGGCCACGACCACTTCTTCGACAGCTTCAACAAGTTCGGCGAGGTGACCTGGCGGCACCGCGGCAAGCTGCTCACCGACGTCGCCGACGAGGTCGTACGGCAGAACCAGTTCTACCTGGAGACCATGGTCACCCCCGCCTCGGACAGTGCCAAGAAGCTGGCCGCCGACGTCGGCTGGGACCCCGACTTCGCCGCGCTGCACGACAAGCTGGTCGCGGGCGGCAAGCTGGACAAGGTGGTCGCCGAGGCGCGCACGGAGGCGGACGACGCGGACGCCGAGTTCCACAAGGCGGCCGCCTGCGGAACCGGTGCCGCCCACCCAGGCTGCCGTCTGCCGGTGCGCTGGATCTCCCAGGTGTCCCGCGGCAGCGCGCCGGAGCGGGTCTTCACGCAGATGGCCCTCGGCATGCGCCTGGCCGAGCGCGACCCGCGCTTCGTCGCCGTCAACCTCGTCCAGCCCGAGGACTGGGACAGCTCGCTGCGCGACTACAGCCTGCAGATGCGCATGCTGCGCTACCTGCGCGGTGTCTACCCGAAGGCCCATGTCACCCTGCACGCCGGTGAGTTGTGGCCCGGTCTGGTCAAGCCCGAGGACCTGAAGTTCCACGTCAGGGAGGCGGTCGAGGTCGCCGGCACCGAGCGGGTCGGGCACGGTGTCGACCTCGTCCACGAGGACCACTGGCAGCGCACCGCCCGTACGATGGCCGCCCGTCAGGTCGCCGTCGAGGTGCCCTTCACCAGCAACGCCCAGATCCTCGGCGTGCGAGGCGCCGAACACCCGTTCAACACCTACCGCGCGTACGGCGTCCCCGTCGTCCTGGCCACCGACGACCCGGGCGTCTCCCGGATCGACATCAGCCACGAGTACCAGTACGCCTCCGTGACCTACGGCCTGTCGTACCCGGTCCTGAAGGACCTCGCCCGCGCCTCCCTCCAGTACGCCTTCCTCCCCGGCCGGAGCCTGTGGCAGGGCAACCCCACGCGCGACGGCTACCGCCCGGCGGGCGTCTGCCGCGGCGCCCACCCCGGCCTCACCAACCCGCCCCCGGCCTGCCGCCTCCTGTTGGCCACCAGCCCCAAGGCGGCGGCGGAATGGCGCCAGGAGATCGCCTTCCGGCAATTCGAGAACACCTACGGCCCCGGCAAATGA